Genomic DNA from Hypnocyclicus thermotrophus:
GATACTATGACAATGATTACATTAGCTTTAGGAATAAAAATATTTTAATAAAAAAAGGGCTTTTATTTAAAAAAGCCTTTTTTTATTAAAAAGAGATAGCAATTTGCTATCTCTAAAATTAATTATTTTCTTATTCCTAATTCTTTTATTAAATTTCTATATCCTTCGATATCTTTAGATTTTAAGTAATTTAATAATCTTCTTCTTTTACCAACCATTTTTAAAAGACCTAATCTTGAATGATGATCTTTTTTATGAACTTTTAAATGTTCAGTTAAATGATTAATTCTATCTGTTAAGATAGCTACTTGAACTTCTGTAGAACCAGTATCTTTTTCACTTTTACCAAATTTTTTTACTAAATCTTTTTTGTTTGCCAACATTTTGTTACCTCCTAATTATATTATTATTTAATCCAAGTATAGAGCCGGCAACAGCTACTAAACCTAGAATAAATGCAACAAATTATATCATAATTAATAAATTATGTAAAGAATTAATTTTTATATTTTTTTAAATTTTCAGTAATAGTATCTTTTAAAAAATCTTCTTTTACTTGAGGAAAACCAATAATTTCTTCTAATTCTTCAGACATTATAGTTTCTTTTTCAAGAAGTTGTAAAGAAATTTTTTCAAGAAGTTCTATATTATCAGATAATATTTTTTTAGCGGAATTATATGCATCATTAATAAGTTTTTTAACTTCTGCATCTATTAGTTTAGCAGTATCTTCACTATATATTCTTTGTTTAAACCATTCTCCTTCTTGAGAATCATCAAGCATAAGAGGTCCAAATTTATCTACCATACCAAACCGAGTAACCATAGCAAGAGCCATTTTTGTAGCTCTTTCAATATCATTACTTGCTCCAGTAGTAATATCTCCAAATACAAGTTCTTCAGCAGCTCTTCCACCAAGAAGTGCTTGTAATTCTGATAAATATTCATTTTTTGATTTTAAATATTTATCTTCAGTAGGTAAACTCATAGTATAACCAAGAGCCGCCATACCTCTAGGAACAATAGTTACTTTATGTACAGGGTCTGTATGAGGAATCATCCATTGAACAAGTGTATGACCTACTTCATGGTAAGCTACAATATATTTTTCTTTTTCAATAGTAAGTCTAGATTTTCTTTCAGGTCCAATAGATACCTTTTCACTAGCTTCTTCTAAGTCAGCCATAGTAATAACAACTCTATTATCTCTAGCAGCTAAAATTGCAGCTTCATTTAATAAATTAGCTAAATCAGCACCAACAAAGCCAGGCGTTTTTCTAGCAACTACTTGTAAATCTACATCTTCGGCTAATTTTTTATTTTTAGAATGAACTTTTAATATTTCTTCTCTACCTTTTTTATCAGGTCTATCAACTACTACTTGTCTATC
This window encodes:
- the rpsO gene encoding 30S ribosomal protein S15, with the protein product MLANKKDLVKKFGKSEKDTGSTEVQVAILTDRINHLTEHLKVHKKDHHSRLGLLKMVGKRRRLLNYLKSKDIEGYRNLIKELGIRK